GTCTTTAGCTGATATGCATATATTTTCGAGAAATACTACGATCCACAATATACCTAAAAGCAAAGTTGCCATGATACGCTGAAAAGATCCGGGAGCTGTAGAAACACAATATGATAATCTTGTGCTTTTAAATAACCTTAAATGGATAATTATTACTACCAGCTTTTGCGATTCTTCTGATAAGGGTACTTGCTGATATGCTTCTGATGCTTCTTCAGTAATTCTTTCGTCCGTGGAAGGGGATAACGATCAACttgtatgtttttatttaaactaactttATAGTCGCCACATAAACGCACTGAACCGTGTGATCTTATGAGATAAACAATTGGGGTAGCCCAATCACTGAACTCGATCGGAATTAGTATACCTCAATTATTTAAACCTTTTATTTCTCCTTCGACTTTACCTATTATAAGAATGGTAATCTTCTCGGCTGAATAAATATTGGCTTGGCTCGAGGTTTTCGTGTTATTTGCAATGCGCCTCTATTACATAAATCAAAACTTGAATCgaaaactttgacaaatttttccTTCAAATCTTGAATTTCCTCTACCACGTGTGTGGTTTATTTATGCATTGACTTCCAGTTTACCGTATTATCATCAAACTTGGGTGGCGACACTCCTAAAATATGAAGCCAGTCTCTGCCTATAATGGAAAGTCTACCATTTCGAGCTTCATATAGCTTTTGCCtggaattaacttttttctgattAACTTAACGCTTGAATAATCTAGCACATTAATATTATGTTTATCATATGTTTTCAAGCGCGTTTTTATTGGTTCTAAAGAAActttggagaatttttttctaacagtttTTCAGAAATTGCTGTTATTGCAGCTCCCGTCTCGACCTCCATGTCTAATTCAATTGAGTTCAcaagcatttttttcaagaatagaTTCGACTgagtaattaaataatatttgagggcattttatttctaaatcttatgcttcaatcctaaaaaattaattttcaaatctctGATCTTTTACTTCCGATGACTCGCCATTTTCAATTACTTCTAAAGAATTTTGACTTCTACCATCATTTTGATCATTTCTTCAGCATACTCTAAAAATGTGACCTTTCTTATCACACTCTCTGCAATATTTTTCCCGAAGATAACATTGATCCTTTGTATGATTCCTCTTTCCACAACATCTACAATATACTCTTCAATTAATTCACCTCACTTTTGTTTTCGATTCCTAAATTTAAATCGTGAAAGGTGTTCATTACTTTTAGGCTCGTATAATGttgatattttgaatattaatgcCTTATAATCCAATGTTCATGGATCCACATCTTCACACACGGCCATCAATTCTTCAAACACTGCGAATGATAGTCTTGTAATTATCACTGAACTCAATATTATAACTCTCACATACTTTTGTTAGGTCCACGGTTTGAACTGTATATATCCATGATAATTTCCGTTCGTTTTATTATTGCTTTCAATTTGGACTTGCTCATCCGTGCTTTCTTTTGTCTTCGTGAACTGGTACTCTTCCAATGCATGAATTGGCGCGTAGTTTCAGGATCATGTTGAAAAAACAATGATTCGTCACAAGTTATTAGATTTTCTAAAGACTTTGGATCTGTCGTATCATTAAAAGGGGAGGTGTACCACAATAAAGAACTCAATGATTCCTCATAATTAACTGTTATTGTCATCGGCGATTAATTAACTCCAGAACCCAAACGTCTACCTTGATACACGGGTTAACGAGAACTGTTGACACACGGTTTCTCGTCCCTTTCCGTACTCTCTTCACACTCTACACTATCGTTCTATCTCTGAATACCACATGATCATAGTCAATGTTTACGGGatgtcaacaaaaatgttaaatcgtGTCTTCTTTTCCTCAGGAGTGAGAAGTTTCGGCAGTAAAGTTTCAGTAATTGCTCGAATGGTCAGGCAtagattttttcgaataatttcaaaatattttcaacttgcCGTCTGTGGCCGTTTTGACAAGATTCGCAAGGAGTTTTACGTTGACGCGTTCCACTTTCACAATCAACATAATTCCGACGGAGTACAGATACACAGTCTGCTTCGAACGAAGATTACAACCGTACTGAGGATCACAGAACCGTGAAATTTTTTGGGTTTGTAGAGAAGAAACTCACATCAATATGCGACCctgctcatttttgtttcagctCCTGGTAAACAGCCAGAAAATCAGTTCAGTTATTTAATAGCCACACCTCGTATGTGAGGtacgtaaattttatttaattttgcataccttttacggtttacgagatatttaCCGTTGATATTGATTATAAGTGCATGTGTATTTTTGCGTGATTTTTCAAGCGACatacgtaaaaaattaaaatgttaaatataacaaaataaaaattttaaaccaagtgatatatttttgctttataaatgagtaaattaaaacaaacaatACAATAAACTACAACCTTTTGATTTTTCAGGTACATATTAAGATCGAAGAATTGGCTAAAGTCTTGAGCACGATTCCATTTAAACAATGTCTGGCATTTTCAAACTACCAAACGCGGTAATTATCATTTATGTTTCATTTTCTGTTTATATGTAACAAAAGTATTTTGTTTATATGGAACAAAAGTATTCTGTTTAAATGTAACAAAAGTAAAGCTAAATGATAATGTAAATGTCAGGCTTGACTGTCGGTTTACTATTTTTCCTGAAGGTTTCATCTTTTATTATGGACTCAAAAAAGTCTTCTGTTTAGATCATGTTCCCTAAATTTCCCAATACATTTATTGGGCTAAGGCGATCTTAGGGTACCGCAGCCTGTCCGATCCCTCGGCGTCGCTTATCTATTAGTCAGCGCTGGactcggtctcgaagctggaTGGCTCTCAAACGGCAGCTTCTGCATTATCTTACAGgggatatttaaatgaaataaagtgtatgaactctgttgcaATCTACCATTGAGGTCGAGTGAAAGGCGCGTACAGtgagaggaaatgcacttttttcgttcaaaaatgtccagagccttgaagtttggtccgattttgaattttttgttttgcattaaagttcattaaattctaaagagctcgACGCTCCGAAGTTtcgtctcctctatttttttattaataattttttcacttaaagtatggaaaaactgtaattttgtacataacaatttttgcgatttaataactgatcaggtaaACTTtgtattgtcttaaatgaatatttagggactcagggtttattataaacaaattttatgaacaaattaacaaatagtcttagtatcggtaaaaaaattaatgtaggaatgacatttaattataaaactaattgaaaagttgataataaccattgttagAAACAATTATTGtggcagaatattaaaattaaatgttttattaaaattttgaatttgtttatctaatttgtttataaaaaattatattgttatattttatcaaatattattaaatatttattattaaggaataactgaagccattctggcgattaaaggaaattctaatttgaaaaaatctcaaattttatatatttggcCACAAGAATAGTTTATAACAATGGTGCTGCGGAAAATTCCTCAATGCTTGAGAgttcgataaaaaattgattcaaattttcggcagaaaaaattgacttttacttttaaaaaagtaattttcaaccaaataaatgaatattcaactaaaaaaatcatttttttaccaaaaaagacaaatgataaaaaaactacaaactaTAAAGAAAAGTATGCAAATGGTTCAAAacttctgtaaattataaaaaaatgaacccATGCGTTTCGTTGATAATTATACTCCATAcatgtttaattttgtataaatatatttagtataaatagtatacaaatttctttaacgTACGCTACTGTGCATAGCAATTGCCCCAACATCTTAACACGGCATCGCGCCTCCGACTCGACCTCTATGATAGGGCGCAACATATTTCATACACTATATTCTATTTGAATGCCCCTGTAACATAATGTAGAAGCCGCCGATCGACagccgtccagcttcgagaccTAGTCCAGCACTGAACAATAGAAAAGTGTCGCCGAGGGATCGGGAAGGCTGCGGTACCCGGAGATCATTTTAAGCATACTTAttggtacactgtaaaaaatttggttaaaattaacatCCTGCTACGATGGAAACTATTCGACCGGTGTGGCGCAtagtaagaaaaaagaattctataaaaatacatattttccttCCCAATATGCGTGCGCCATAAAGAAATACATGCAGGACGTAAATTGCCCGTCGTCGACCGTGAAATTACGTAAGGGCCGTAAGTCAACACACagtcaaaatgatattttaatgttAGGCAACTCTAAACTCTTCCGTTATACACAAACATCCTTTATAGTTATTGAAAATAGcattctatatataattaataatttgacataaggacaaccgcaggatttcgttgagaacgggtgctaatctgaaaaattgcacccgctcccagcgaaatcgcggtaaaatttcagccataaccacgtttaacgaccgtgagataggtggttacagtctgtaacggaatcaatacgacgatccggaaaagtttcgtgcaccctaagaacacggtgcgatccaagaactaccgccttctgcattttccccgcaagtgttttagcatattgttgacacgcagggatgcttttcaggctattaacgagtgaaagcttggcacctccaagagcgccgatgataaagacgattagtttaacagaatattccgggtacaatcgttgcaactcccttataaggtctctatacctctctttcttttcattctccttgactgtgatgtttttgtcagctggtgccgaaaattcgataacgaacatgtttcgcttctcgaagtcaagaagaaccatatcaggcctcgagttTGAGACAGAAAcagttgtcgagaatatgaagtttcagtatatgcgccacttcccattttcgacaattgactcaatttccctaggagcgtttagaggagtcatattaaggttaataccgtaagagtgacagagatggcaataaagcactcttagtgccgcattgtgcctttggatgtaggtcgttcccgcatgagttggacaactagataatatgtgagctaaatgctcggggtgtgcatggcatgccctgcagctatcatcgggaatgtcttggctcaaaatgtggcgacggtatgttaaagtggaaatgacaccgtcttggcatgccaaaatgataccctccgtaccagacttcaattcgggcgatttaaggaaagcaaacgttagctcacacgacattgactgatcctccacatttctgtggaagataccgtgcatcctcttatcgaggagctgttcacgaaagtttttctcttgtgctttcttaatccgggcttttcaaaattgatgcattttgctcacccctaatactgaagttaagtccaagtgtttcagcagtctcctccgctgctttgtacagaaaagctCCTTTGCGCACTTCTTCTTGATTcgtgatcattttaagaagagggtctcttccatttgcgactctatgtgctgtacccagaataatcctgttctgaagacattcaagactcaatattctgcgaccaccttgacggtgtgctatgtacagtcgcggaacagaagacttaagatacatgcttttgttcatctgcataacctttcttgtcccgatatcaagggatctgaggtcgtttttcgtccatggaactactccaaatgaatagcctactaccgggacggcaagcatgttctttgcagatactttgtacctcgccgacagttcggaagaccaaatctgccggatgagacgtttgtatctgagtcggaaagtatcctttatagattacacatcctgaatgcggctctgtggcacgcccagatatgtataagtctctccagtgcaaaggtgtcgtatagcgtttctatcgacgagctcagggtcttcagggatgccattaattttcctcgcttcaaataaatcttggcacatttgtctaacccaaatttcattcatTTCGTTAGTATATGGTTCGACAAtacctagagctagatgtatttgctctttgtttttatcaTAGATCTTAACATcgaccatgtaaaatacatgagtgacattgtactttcgatctgcaggtctACCGCAAAAGTTaacgtcggaatggcgaagtgctagagatagtggcaataatgtgaggcaaaagaggagtgggctcatggtatcgccctgaaagacacctctctgaaaggtgaccttgttagttatcacaccattttttccagatgagatagtaaatctggttttccaaaacggcatcaatctctgtatgcaccccacgatttgcggatgaacttttaagctttccaaaagacagatgatacgtTTATGGgagttcgaatcgaaagctttctggtaatcaatccaggccatcgatagttcacgctggtaggatgctacatctttgcagacacatctatcgctGAGCATGTTCTCCTGACATCCTGCTACgcttcgtagacttctttccaaaatactgTGCCTCCTaaggtttgggcgggtggtcgacaataactggagagtcttggaagagtcgagatgggtcagagagaaagtgttgattttttctgacccgaggacgcgttcggttcctgtgtgtgtgtgtgttaagcatttttatataataaccttttataaatttccaagtaatccaaaatcgtaaaaaaacgttaaaaactatatatttgatATGACGTACGAAAACAACAAACGTAATGCGCACCAAATTGAAAGAGGCTGGTTGAGCGTCTCCAGAACTCATCGTTTGGCACGACTAACACTCGCTAGTCGCGAATGGTTCAAATTTACGTCTTGCAAATAATTCTGCGGCATTTGTTCATGCGGACTTACTCCCTCGCGATAGAAAagcaaaaattatacaaatttgtatACAGTTTTGTAGACTTAACGTCCCAAATAAATGTATTAACTTACGTTAACTTACTATCTCCCACGtccattgaataatttttatcatcGCTCGTAGTAATTTTACAGTCGACTGCAAATATAACAacctttgttttattttctcatttttacccTAAGTGGAATCGCAATAGACTGCAAATAGGTACTGTAGTATCGTAAATTAATAAGGTtacatattgtaatttgaaattacacCGCAGGTATAATTACTAGCTAAATGTAAATATTACCAAAGCTTTCTTTACGGtgtatattacaaattataacaACGCGCGTACTTAGACAATATTAAGAGCAGCCTTGCTTCCTTTGTACTTCTGGCTACCAAATACTGAAGAAGAGTATAAATTCGGTTGGTTTTTAATAAAAGGACTTTTTTCTGCCCTACTTGGAATTCTTTCCCACAAACCAGCATTAATTTTCTTTCACGTTCACAGACACGGTTACTTTAAGTAAGAAACGCAATCATGACATAAATGCGAAAGTCAAGCTTGCGTTACATAAAAAATACTTTCacgatattttattttgttttattattgttcttttaGTGCCCAATCTGTTTGCAATAAAATTACTTCCATGGGATTTTCTGCAATATATATTGCCGGAAATCAGGACATGAATAGACGACTAACCCACATTGCAATGCTGAAGAATTATGAGTGTCGAATAATGTTGACAACCGATTTGACAGCAAGAGGTATTGATGCTGAAAACGTTAATCTGGTGATTAATTTCGATATTCCAGTAGATAGTGCAACATTCTTGCACAGAATAGGAAGAGCTGGAAGGTACGGGTCTCGTGGAATTTCCATAACCATCATTTCGGAAAATGAACTTGaaaactttcataaattattatcCAGTATAGGAAGCGAGCGCTTTTCTGTCTTCAAACTTCCAACTGTTTATTCACAGgatatttggaatttaaatgacttagagcttgacattttttttgcgaAAGCGAACGCCAAGAAGACAACGATAACCATGACGACAACAAACACAGTTGAACCAACTGAGAAAGTAGAGACTTCTTCGTTTAAACGAAGAAATTGCCAAGTAGATCAAATTAGTTATGATTCTTTACCTCAAACTAGTACGCTTGATGGTAGCAACAAGTTTCAGTGTCCTAGAAAGCAACAGAATGAGCAGGAACAAAAGTTAAAGGCAGCATCGATCGATGAGGATTCaagaaacaatattatatcaCGCGTTGATATACTACTAGCTGAAAATGTTCTCTTATCTCACAAAGATTTAGAACCAGAAAAAAAAATCGCGTCattcaatgaaaagaaaaaagaagtaacTGAAAATCAGTGCAAacaaaaattcgtttataaaattgaattaaattcctCAATTATTATTCCTTCTAATTGGCGTAAGTTCAATGAGTTTAAGTCTTTTGAATTAAGCTTAAGTGAAAGGTTTGATGAAGACAATATTAAAACTGATATAGAGAATCTCAGACAATTGCTGATCTTCGATATAGAAAGTAGTGGTAATAATTTCATCCAAGAAATTGGAGATGATGATGATATTCCTATTTTCTCTGACACAAGGTTTAATAGCTCGACAGCCATGAAATGTAAAGatcagaaaaaaaaatggaatgattttcTTCTATTCATAGAATCGGCTTACCCATCATTGGATACATTTTCTCTAGATTATCAAGATTTTAGTATTATTGATGAATTAAACAGAAGTCTATTGTTTTGGTTGATTGCAAATGACAATGGTGATATTAGTTCGAGAGAAAGGATAATTAAATGGAATGATCACCTTGAACATGAGCTAAATCAGTTAGAAAAGCTACTGCATTATAaggaatataattttaaggatGGTGGGCAAAGAAAATTATGTGGAGAGTACTTATCCGCGCTGAAGACTTTCTATAAGTTACAAAATAAAGCTCATTTATCTTCGGGCGATCTTAGTAAGTGTCGCCATAATCAACAACAAACTTTAGAAAATATAGGATATTTTTTCCCATTGCAAATTGATCTGATAAACTACAAACGATTAtggtcaaaaaattttgttttatctgAAATGGAAATTGAAGAGTTTTATGAAGCGATCAAATATCTTCGGTCAAATCataattttagaccaaaagtattagaaatgaaaaaattattagtgtTTGTCGATGAAAAAGAGCGCTCGAATCTGGAAAAATATGCAAAGAATTTCGTCAAAATAAAAACGAGTTTTGAAGATTTGATACTGTTTTTGAAAGAGAAAAGTACTAGAagggaaattgaatattttcaccAATCATTAGAAATGGGGAATAATTGTAAAGGAGATACCGAAAAGGTGACAGAGCGGttacatttaaatgaaaatcataGTTTTAACGACCGTCTATTGAACGATAAAGGTAAGAGAAAAAGCCTAGTAATGTTAGCATGAAATATTAGTTCGAGAagtcaatttctaaaattttgttttttcaagaaataaatgaaaatgatgaTTGAGGAAAAGAATATTTCTGTAGTGATTGGCGAAAGTAATACGTAGAATTCCATGTTAAGTGTACAAAAGACATAGATTCTCAAAAGAGTCTctttgacaacatttttgaattattagaCATTTTACATAtcccgaaaattatttttatgtttgtataaaaaaataactcttaTTTTTTGACTAAGATTCAATAATCTACACTTAGTTGTatgtgagaaaaaaatgttaaaagtaattgattcatgaagaaaaaataaaatttaatgcctAAAATGTAGTAAAAAGTAGTTTTAATTACAATGAACGGGCTCTAAGTTGCAAGTCAGCCAGTGAAATTGGTTTCCTAGATGTTTGTAAGTTAAAAGCGAATTTGATAAGGAAATTGCTTTGTCGCATCAGAGAGTGAGagggcgagagagagagagagagggccAAAACGGAGATgacatttttctagtttttaaaataaagaatccgTGATACGTGAATGGTTCTACTATTGGCATAAAAAGGAAGTAGGTAAAACCGTTTCGtatattgaaaattggtttcGAAACTTATCATGCTTTTACTGGCCATGATCCTGTAAGGAGATTCTGCTTTTTGgtgaatttattaacaaaactaTAATCTGCTATCCTTCGAACAGACCTCTGTTTTTTAGCTCCATGGAATATTTGCTAACCGCAGATATCTAAGTTCACATATAAAAATATGCCAGCCAAAAAACGATATAGGCATCGGTTTTACATTGTGATGCTGCAGATTTTGCAATATTCAAGATTTGATCTTAGATAtaacaaatatgaatttctaacaccTCAGGAATCGCACGATTCTTCACGGTTcgctttgttaacatttttataattaaattaagctTCTTAAATTGTTtcgatttctaattttattacatttaccGCCCCTCAAAATTTACATCTTCATTGGCGAACGATGGACATCGAAAAGTGAACGACTTCAGGacatttatatttgttttcttcATTCCGTTATTTCTTAGTTGCGCTATCGCCCGCCATTTTTCATTGCTGTCATCCTAAAACCCATAACCTCTCCAATCCAATCATTTTTGAGATGCCGTCAGCCCGAATTGCTCAAGAAGAGCTGCGAGGTTCTACAGACTCCTCTGCCTAGTGTACAACTCTAAGAGGATCCTGGATATCAGAAGATTTCAGCGTCGCTACATTTATATTAGCTCCAAGACCCAGGCACGCACGTTGTATTATGCCGCGTTGATATGATAGAAAGATTCCTGTCAATAGTTGCCGATAAGCGtattatttaatgttttggtAGGAATATTTCACGGAGCGTAAGAACTGTGATCGTAATGTAATCACTAAGAGGCAAGCATGTGAATTGTATATTTGAATTGAAACCCTATGGTGATACTAGCGCTCTCAATATTTCTCCACCAATCATAGGCGAGCCTCCCTCATTCTGCCTAATagaggcaaagatattataacatAGATGCGGCAAGTGGCGGCGGAGTGGGGATCGAATTATTAGTAGGTCAGGATAAATGTAGATGGCATTGTCGGCGAAAATCATAATGCACCCCCCTGTGCATCTCTACTCGCACAAGTATCTATCCCCTTTTAACAGTTCTTGTGAGTAAAATGAGCGAAAGAGGCGCTGTCGCCGAATTGATTTTCAGTAGATAGTAGAGTTTTATGAAAGTATTCAAGATCACTGGAGCAATTAGAACTATGTGTTACCTGACGATCGAGGAAAATAACAATAACTAATAACAAATTGTAAATTGTGTAACTCCAAACGATTTACatacatgaaattttatatttattaaatatgaaaCTCTCTTTCAATTTTCAGCACTTGTAGTTGATATGATttgcttgggaaagttttaatttggaaaaatttcaactatgaagcctttatattgcaaataaaacaatttcagaattgtacaattgttcaa
The sequence above is drawn from the Belonocnema kinseyi isolate 2016_QV_RU_SX_M_011 chromosome 7, B_treatae_v1, whole genome shotgun sequence genome and encodes:
- the LOC117175836 gene encoding ATP-dependent RNA helicase dbp-4-like isoform X2, with the protein product MVEREARSRSRALKKEIMPVSKAHNIDDNLRTSDIKISQDVTFFQMGLSQEILDGLLCCGFQRPSPIQLKAIPLGRCGFDIILRAKSGTGKTAVFGIIALEMINVESSCVQALILAPTREIAVQIAEVISSIGKEIKGLKVEYFIGGVAINGDKQKLNGCQIVVGAPGRIKHLIDLGCLKLNSVRLLVLDEADKLMEMSFQKDINYIFSKLATNKQIISSSATYPDDLDILLAYYMRSPKLASPDNDGPILVGLRQFVTIVPQHPNVMKQVHIKIEELAKVLSTIPFKQCLAFSNYQTRAQSVCNKITSMGFSAIYIAGNQDMNRRLTHIAMLKNYECRIMLTTDLTARGIDAENVNLVINFDIPVDSATFLHRIGRAGRYGSRGISITIISENELENFHKLLSSIGSERFSVFKLPTVYSQDIWNLNDLELDIFFAKANAKKTTITMTTTNTVEPTEKVETSSFKRRNCQVDQISYDSLPQTSTLDGSNKFQCPRKQQNEQEQKLKAASIDEDSRNNIISRVDILLAENVLLSHKDLEPEKKIASFNEKKKEVTENQCKQKFVYKIELNSSIIIPSNWRKFNEFKSFELSLSERFDEDNIKTDIENLRQLLIFDIESSGNNFIQEIGDDDDIPIFSDTRFNSSTAMKCKDQKKKWNDFLLFIESAYPSLDTFSLDYQDFSIIDELNRSLLFWLIANDNGDISSRERIIKWNDHLEHELNQLEKLLHYKEYNFKDGGQRKLCGEYLSALKTFYKLQNKAHLSSGDLSKCRHNQQQTLENIGYFFPLQIDLINYKRLWSKNFVLSEMEIEEFYEAIKYLRSNHNFRPKVLEMKKLLVFVDEKERSNLEKYAKNFVKIKTSFEDLILFLKEKSTRREIEYFHQSLEMGNNCKGDTEKVTERLHLNENHSFNDRLLNDKETGMKYARQEAFLEKVDQPKFSVSDIYSSGYVKPCFSQLLTETGISDLNKYTYCLFLPDLTMHENVIDDLGINLDAEIYLKELSLKGNLLHMYEYMSQMLVNFVGY